The window TCCACAGCATGTTGGGTAGTAATACCTCTTGAAAGCCATGCTCCATGTGCATCACTACCATAAATTTTAACCGAATTTACCGGTCTGGGATTGCTCTTGATGTAATTGAAGACATATTGTGCATTGTGCCAATTTATTTCTCCGGTTTGATGACTGTTTTGGGAGATGTCTATGAAATCATACCGCTCCGGATGGTCTAATGTCCTTTTATGTTCTGCTGATTTCAGGTCCCAATGGTCCCACATTTCTGTTAGGACAATAGTTTTTTCACCTGATTTCTCCCTCAGGAATGCTGCCCAATAGGTGGCCCATTCTTCCTTTCCACTTGTTTCATTGTCCAAACAGTAAAGGACATTGTTGAAATCTAAAGAAATGGAAAGCAGTTTTTCAACGAATGCCTGCTGGTATTTTAAAAGCAACTGATTGTCTTCAAGGCTGGGGGGAGTGAAGAAGAAGGGTTGTTTGTTTTGACCCGGATGATCAGGATAGAGGCTATCCAACTTAGCTTCTATATAAGTATAATTTATATTGTTTTTGGGATTGAATGGATCAGTTTGCCATTGTTCCCTGGCATGGTCAAAACGATCCCAGATCTCTATTTGAACAATGATGCCCCTTTCTTGGGCCAGTTTTAATAGGTCTTCAAATTTTTGCCAGTAAATGGGATTCCATTGTTCAAGATTATACTTTCCATCCTCATTTTTAAGAAAGGCCTTTTCATCAGTTTCATCCCTATCGCTCATGGTATTTCTGACATAATTTCCACCAATCATAGCGATGCTGTCTAGGTGAGACTTCAAATTTGGAAGTTGAAATAAATTGTCATTGTTTGAGGCACCTAGCAAGAGTAACGGTTTTCCTTTGTATTCCCAATAGCCGGGATTTTCTGACCAAGGCCGGATGCCTGTGGCTGATTTTTCTTCTGTGTTTTCAATTTTACCATTACAAGCAGCGAATAAAAGGATAATTGAAAGGGAGTAAATGTAGCCAACCCTTGAGTTTTTGTTAATTATGTTACCAGTTAAACTGTTGGCTGAAATAATAGTAGTCAAAAGGTTATTTGCTTTTCTCCAGAATAAACGACTATAAATGGAATTTGTAAATGGGTTCATGGGTATATTGTTTCAAGGGAGAGTAATGATTAGAAGTAAATTTCATCTTCAAGCGGTATTTGTGCAAACCTTATGCTTAAAAATATTCTGAGACAAGGCAATACCTTTCTAATATCAGTTATTTATTCCACAAGAAGAATTATCCTGTCGAAAATTTAAATAGATGTAGAATTGAAAGGTAACGAAGAAGCTTTTGATTCTACCGCATCAAATAGCTGTTCATTAATGTTTTAATTGTATTGGAATAAATTATGCTCCTAATGATTAAGATATTTAATACACAAAAGAGGCTCAAAAATTGATTTCTGAGCCTCTTAAACTTTAATTCTATATTTTTATCCTATTAAAACTCTGCATTTCCGGGAGTTCTAGGAAAAGGAATTACATCTCTGATATTTCCCATTCCTGTGACAAACTGCACCAGTCTTTCAAATCCTAAGCCAAATCCTGCGTGGGGAGCTGTGCCAAATTTTCTGGTATCGAGGTACCACCACATTTCCTCTTTGCTAATTTCCAATTCATCCATGCGTTGGGTTAGTTTGTCGAGGTTTTCTTCTCTTTGAGACCCTCCTACAATTTCACCGATTCCCGGAAATAATATATCCATGGCTGCTACAGTCTTGTTATCCGGATTTAATTTCATGTAAAATGATTTGATTTCTTTCGGATAGTCAGTGATGATGACAGGTTTTTTGAAATGCTTTTCCACCAAGAATCTTTCATGTTCAGATTGCAAATCTGTTCCCCAGTCTTCTATAGGGTAGGCAAATTTTTTCTTTTTATTGGGCTTGGAGGCCTTTAATATATCAATGGCTTCTGTATATGTAATTCTCACAAATTCATTTTGGGTAACAAAGGAAAGCCTTTCCAATAAGCCCAGTTCACTACGTTGGTCTGCTTTTTTCACCTTGTCTTCATCTGCAGCACGTTTGTCCAAGAAAGCAAGATCTTCTTTACAATGCTCCAAAGCATAGCCTATGACAAATTGAAGAAAATCTTCTGCTAGATTTTGGTTGTCTTCAGCATCATAAAATGCCATTTCAGGTTCAATCATCCAAAATTCTGCCAAATGGCGGGTGGTATTGGAGTTTTCAGCCCTAAAAGTGGGGCCAAAGGTGTAAATTTCGGACAGGGCCATAGCTGCAAGTTCTCCTTCCAATTGTCCGGAAACAGTTAGGTTGGTGGCTCTTCCGAAAAAATCTTCTTGAAAATCGATTTGTCCGGCTTCGTCAATTGCAGGGTTCTTTAGGTCCAATGTAGTTACTTGAAAGGTTTCACCTGCACCCTCTGCATCAGAAGCAGTGATAATAGGAGAGTGTATATAGACAAAGCCTTTGTTGTGAAAGTATTGGTGTATGGCAAAAGAAAGCTGGTGACGGATGCGGAAGATGGCACCAAAGGTATTGGTCCTTACTCTTAAGTGTGCATTTTCCCGTAAAAACTCAAGGGAGTGTTTTTTAGGTTGGATGGGGAATTTTTCCGGGTCAGCTTCTCCCAATACTTCTATAGCGCTAGCTTGAATTTCTGTCGATTGTCCTGACCCTTGAGAATGAACAATTGTACCTGTGATTTTTAAACAGGCTCCGGTATTTGCTTTCTTAAGAATATCTTCAGAAATTAATTGTGGATCGGCTACACATTGGTAATTCTGGATGCAAGACCCGTCATTAATCGCTATGAAAGTTACATGCTTGTTGCTCCTTTTGGTTCTAACCCAACCCATTAGGGTTGCTTTTTCATCCGGAGTAGGGTTCTCCAGTAAATCTTTTATTTTAATTCTTTTGTTAAATGACATGACGATACCTTGTTATAAAGAAAAAACCCAAAAGGGGGCACATTTAATTTGAATGCAAAAAAACGATATAATAAGCTTTTTATCAAAATTTTGATCTTATTTCCTAAATTTGAATTCCAATTGAGTTTATTTGAACACAAGATGGAAATAACTTAATACCGTAATAGGTTTTAATATATGCAGAAACTGAATTTAAACCAGATATTATCTCAGAAATTATCCCCTCAGCAGATACAATTCATTAAATTGTTGCAGGTCCCTACAGCTGAACTTGAATCCAGGATAGAAGAAGAGTTAGAAATTAATCCCGCCTTAGAGGAGGGGAAGGACGTGGAAGCTGAAAACCCGACCGAGGAGTTTGCAGACAGTTCGGATGTTTCTGAAACCAAAGATGACAAGGATATTAATATAGAGGATTACCTGAATGAAGAGTATGGAGGGTACAAGATGCAAGGGGATGGAAATTATTCCCCGGATGATGAGGAGAGGGACATGCCTCTTTCCAGTTATACCTCGCTTCATGAGCAATTACTTTCTCAATTGAATTTTTTGAAATTAAACGATACCCAAAAATTAATTGGTAAGCAGTTAATAGGGAGTATAGAGAATGATGGTTATATAAGGAGAGACTTAGAGGCCATTATCAATGATTTAGCATTTAGTCAAAACGTTGAAACAGATCTTGATGAGGTAGAAGAAATACTTATCAAAATTCAGACCTTTGACCCTCCCGGTATTGCTGCAAGAAATTTGCAGGAATGTTTGATTATTCAATTGGAGCGAAGAAATACAGAGGAAGATCCCCTGCTAAAAAAAGCTATTTTTGTGGTTCAAGAATGTTTTGAGGAATTTACAAAAAAGCATTATGACAAGATACTTAAAAAAGCAGGAATAGAAGAGGCGGAATTGAAGGAAGTGATTCAGCTCATTACCAGGCTCAATCCAAAGCCCGGTGGAGTATCTGATGGTATGGTAAGAAACCATTATGTCATTCCGGATTTTATTCTTAATAATGTCAATGGAAAATTTGAAATTGTCTTGAATTCAAAGAATGCGCCCGAGCTTAAGGTAAGCAGGTCATATTCTGAGATGTTCAATGCCTATGATAAGAGTGATAAAAAAGACAAAAAGCTCAAGGAAACAGTTTCGTTTGTAAAGCAAAAACTAGACTCCGCTAAATGGTTTATAGATGCCATTAAGCAGAGACAGCAGACTTTGATGCGCACCATGCAATCGATTTTGGATTACCAACATGATTTTTTCCTTGATGGTGACGAAACCAAATTGCGTCCAATGATTCTGAAAGACATTGCTGAAAAAATAGACATGGACATTTCTACTGTTTCCAGGGTAGCCAATAGCAAGGCCATTCAAACGGAGTTTGGTGTGTTTCCTTTAAAGTATTTTTTCTCTGAAGGTATCGCCACAGATGGGGGAGAAGATGTAAGTAACCGAGAGGTGAAAAGTGTGTTGAATAAGCTGGTTGATGAAGAGGATAAGAAGAAGCCACTTTCGGATGATAAATTGGTTAAATTATTGAACCAAAAGGGGTACAATATCGCTAGAAGAACAGTGGCAAAATATAGGGAACAGTTACAAATACCGGTAGCAAGGCTTAGAAAAGAGTTATAGTGTACAGAAAATTAGCTTTAGGTATATCGGTAATTTTTCAGCCTTTGGTAATTCCCACCTTAATGGTGGTCACCTTATTCTATATGGTACCGGAAGCAACCGTTGTACCCAATGGAGCCAAGTGGGCAGTATTACTATTGATCAGTTTCTCTACATTTATGGTACCACTACTTGGATTGGTGGGCTTGAGGTTTTCAGAAGTAATCAATAGTTTACAGTTGCCTGAAAGAAAGGAACGTATTTATCCTTTTGCATTGGTTTCTGTTTTTTACAGTATGACCTTGGCCTTTTTTTACTGGAAGCTTAATATTGACCAGTTGCTAATCGTAACCCTTGGTTTGGTGACAATTTCTTTAATCCTGTTAACCTTGATAACCATTTTTTGGAAAATTAGTGCTCATCAGACTGCCATGGGAGGATGGCTTGCCATCGTTTCGGTTTTGTCAATAAGATTCAATTCAGAGCCTCTGTTTTATTATTTCTTATTGATAATCGTATTAAGTGGTTTGATTGGAACTGCTAGATTGTATTTAAATGCCCACCGTCCTTCGGAAGTTTACGCCGGCTTTATTTTAGGTTTTGGGATTTGTTTTCCGGTTTATTATCACTTACTCGTCAAATGACATAAAAAAAGGAGTGGATTTGAATATCCACTCCTTATATATATGTTAAGAATTTATCCCTTCTAAAACAAGGCTACTGAAACACCAAAATTGAATTGAGTAGATTCTGTTCCGTATGGGCCTTGGTTGCTTTCGAAGACTCCATTGAGACCATAATATCCCCAAACATTAAAACCGGGAAACCCTAATCTGGTATAAACGCCATAACGGATAGGATTTAGGCCGTAATTCTGCGAGTTTTTAATTTTTTGTTCTAAGCCATCCCCATTGGTATAGGCAATTTTAGTATGCGCATTGTATAACAAACCTATTTTACCACCTACAGCTACACGGATTCCATTGTCATAGTCATCATGATTTACATGGTACCTAAACTCTAGCGGAATGTCAAAATAATTTAAAGCCATTGTATTGGTAGATACACTAGCATCTTGACCATATACATTAGTAATGGATGTGAGCATACTTGAGTTAACAGATTTGTCTGGGTCGGAGACCAAAGTCATCCCATCTTTAAAGGCGAGTTTTTCAAGGCCGAGGCCTATGCCGGGGTTGAAAGTAAAACCTGTATTCTCACCTAAAGGGATTTGTGTCTGGTAGTATACATTAAATACTCTTGATGCGATAAAACGCGTATTTAGATCCTCAGGTCTATTATTTAGCATATTGAATCCAAAATCCAGAAACAAGTCCCCGGTAATGTTTGGTCTGCCACTTATAGGTGAACGTTCCTTTTCTTGGGCTTGAAGCTGAAAAGTGATCAATAAAATAAAGGATATAATGGAAAGTCTTTTCATGAAAACAAATATTTTTTAACCTATCGAACGGCTAAATTAGGAAATAATGCTTGATTTGATTGCCTGTTGATCTTAATTATTCTTAAAATATAATTAATAAGTAGATATAAATCATTTCATTTTTCTCTCAATTCATGCTTTGTATTATTCATTTTATTCTTTACCTTTGCATTCCATTTAAAAGAAATGGCCTCGTAGCTCAACTGAATAGAGTACTTGATTACGGCTCAAGAGGTTCCAGGTTTGAATCCTGGCGAGGTCACAAATTGAAATAGTAGCATTGATTTTTACCTTTATATATGGTGAAAAAAGTTTTTAAAAAAAAGACACTTTTCCCATTGTAAATTAAAAAAGAAAGTGCACCTTTGTCATCCCAAAAGCGGGGAACGAAAGTAAGAAAAAGCGAGAATAAAGGTTCTCAAAAATTATTTTCTAAAACATTTTGCAGAGTTAAAAATTTCATTTATCTTTGCACTCCCTTAACGAAACAGTCAGAAAACGATCTGACAAAAACGGGGTCAAAACGAGAGGAATCGCAAGAGATTTCGCTTGAAATAAGTTCTTTGAAGTGATGTTAGACATAATAAAAGAAACAGACTAAATAATTCATAGAGTCACGGAATAATAGACATATCAATCTTTCGGGATTATATAGTCACAACAAACTTTACAATGGAGAGTTTGATCCTGGCTCAGGATGAACGCTAGCGGCAGGCCTAATACATGCAAGTCGTACGGGATTTCATCTTTCGGGATGAATGAGAGTGGCGCACGGGTGCGTAACGCGTATGCAACCTACCTGTTACAGGGAGATAGCCCGGGGAAACTCGGATTAATATTCCATAGTATATAATCGTTGCATGGTGATTATATTAAAGCCTTCGGGTGGTAACAGATGGGCATGCGTAGGATTAGCTAGTTGGCGAGGTAACGGCTCACCAAGGCGACGATCCTTAGGGGTTCTGAGAGGAAGGTCCCCCACACTGGCACTGAGATACGGGCCAGACTCCTACGGGAGGCAGCAGTAGGGAATATTGGTCAATGGGCGAGAGCCTGAACCAGCCATGCCGCGTGCAGGAAGACGGCGTTCTGCGTTGT of the Cyclobacterium marinum DSM 745 genome contains:
- a CDS encoding phosphatase PAP2 family protein; the protein is MYRKLALGISVIFQPLVIPTLMVVTLFYMVPEATVVPNGAKWAVLLLISFSTFMVPLLGLVGLRFSEVINSLQLPERKERIYPFALVSVFYSMTLAFFYWKLNIDQLLIVTLGLVTISLILLTLITIFWKISAHQTAMGGWLAIVSVLSIRFNSEPLFYYFLLIIVLSGLIGTARLYLNAHRPSEVYAGFILGFGICFPVYYHLLVK
- a CDS encoding porin family protein, which encodes MKRLSIISFILLITFQLQAQEKERSPISGRPNITGDLFLDFGFNMLNNRPEDLNTRFIASRVFNVYYQTQIPLGENTGFTFNPGIGLGLEKLAFKDGMTLVSDPDKSVNSSMLTSITNVYGQDASVSTNTMALNYFDIPLEFRYHVNHDDYDNGIRVAVGGKIGLLYNAHTKIAYTNGDGLEQKIKNSQNYGLNPIRYGVYTRLGFPGFNVWGYYGLNGVFESNQGPYGTESTQFNFGVSVALF
- the rpoN gene encoding RNA polymerase factor sigma-54, which encodes MQKLNLNQILSQKLSPQQIQFIKLLQVPTAELESRIEEELEINPALEEGKDVEAENPTEEFADSSDVSETKDDKDINIEDYLNEEYGGYKMQGDGNYSPDDEERDMPLSSYTSLHEQLLSQLNFLKLNDTQKLIGKQLIGSIENDGYIRRDLEAIINDLAFSQNVETDLDEVEEILIKIQTFDPPGIAARNLQECLIIQLERRNTEEDPLLKKAIFVVQECFEEFTKKHYDKILKKAGIEEAELKEVIQLITRLNPKPGGVSDGMVRNHYVIPDFILNNVNGKFEIVLNSKNAPELKVSRSYSEMFNAYDKSDKKDKKLKETVSFVKQKLDSAKWFIDAIKQRQQTLMRTMQSILDYQHDFFLDGDETKLRPMILKDIAEKIDMDISTVSRVANSKAIQTEFGVFPLKYFFSEGIATDGGEDVSNREVKSVLNKLVDEEDKKKPLSDDKLVKLLNQKGYNIARRTVAKYREQLQIPVARLRKEL
- the asnS gene encoding asparagine--tRNA ligase, which gives rise to MSFNKRIKIKDLLENPTPDEKATLMGWVRTKRSNKHVTFIAINDGSCIQNYQCVADPQLISEDILKKANTGACLKITGTIVHSQGSGQSTEIQASAIEVLGEADPEKFPIQPKKHSLEFLRENAHLRVRTNTFGAIFRIRHQLSFAIHQYFHNKGFVYIHSPIITASDAEGAGETFQVTTLDLKNPAIDEAGQIDFQEDFFGRATNLTVSGQLEGELAAMALSEIYTFGPTFRAENSNTTRHLAEFWMIEPEMAFYDAEDNQNLAEDFLQFVIGYALEHCKEDLAFLDKRAADEDKVKKADQRSELGLLERLSFVTQNEFVRITYTEAIDILKASKPNKKKKFAYPIEDWGTDLQSEHERFLVEKHFKKPVIITDYPKEIKSFYMKLNPDNKTVAAMDILFPGIGEIVGGSQREENLDKLTQRMDELEISKEEMWWYLDTRKFGTAPHAGFGLGFERLVQFVTGMGNIRDVIPFPRTPGNAEF